TGTATGCGCCAGAGAATGCTTCTACTGTCCGCTCTCTGCGGAGCGAAGGGGAAAGGATATCATCTTCGCGAACGAGCGGATCGTATCATCCCCGCATGATATCGTGGAGGAGGCGCGGGCGATCGATGCCCTCGGCACAGGCATAACCGGCGGAGAGCCTCTGCTGAGGCTGGATCTGGTTCTAGAGACAATTCGCATGCTTAAGAGTATTCTGGGAAAAGAGCATCACATCCACCTCTACACAGGAATCGTGCCAGGGGAGAGGGTGCTCTCGAGGCTTCGCGATGCCGGTCTGGACGAGCTTAGGATGCATCCGGATCTTGAGCGGGAGGAACCCCGCCTTGCGGAGGCACTGAAATCCGCGATGGATCTCGGGATCGAGGCTGGCGTGGAGATCCCCGCGATCGCTCCTGCTCCGTGGATCGCAGAGGCTGTGCAGAGCGCCGGTGCTTTTCTGAACATAAATGAGCTCGAGTTCACAGAGACGAACGCGGATGCGCTAAGAGCCAGAGGCTTCAGGGCATGCCCGGACTCCTGCGCGGCGATCGGGAGCGAGTCGATCGCAAGATCGTTCATGAACTACAGAATAAAGCTCCACTACTGCTCCTCCGTCTTCAAGGACTCCGTCCAGCTCAGGGAGAGGCTGAAGCGGCGTGCTGGGAGGGTCAGGAGAGAGTTCGATATCGTGAGCGATGATGGCACGTTGCTGACAGGAGTCATCGTCGCTCCAGATCCGCAGGCTGCGATCAGAGTCCTGGAGGAGCTTGGTGTTCCGGAGAGCATGTACGAACTCGCAGCTGATGGAATAGAGATTGCGGCCTGGATACTGGAGGAGATAGCAGATGAGGTGAGGCATATCGGATCTCCTCACATAGTTGAGAGGTATCCAACAGAGGATGGGCTGGTCGTGGAGAGAATACCTTTATAAGCCATCGCATCCTTCTTTATGGCCGGTGAGCTTGCTGGATGGAGAGCGCTGAGGAGAGAATTCAGGAGCGGCTGAGGAATTATCTGAAGCGAGATGGTATTGGAATCAGAAAAGCGGTGCTGAAGTTGTTCTTGAGCGATTCATCCTTTACGACCGAGGACATCTTCACATATCTGGAGAAGGAGGGCTTCAATGTAAGCTATCGCGGTGTGTCTGCCATGGTCGGACTCATGAACACGCGCCTTGGAATTCTCAGCATAGATGTATCCGGAGACCACAACGTGTACTCATTGAAGAACGACCACAAGACGATAGTGAAATCGGTGCTGGAGAACTACTAGCTTCAGGCCATCCTCAGGATCGAAAATTTCTTTCAGTTTGGCGGTTCTCCCCTTTTCATTCTTCTCATGTATTTCGGCAGAACGATGTCTGCTGCTATGTTGATCGCGCGCAGGCCCATGTGCACCATCGGATTTGATGTCATGCGCTCTCTGTAAAGGCTGTGAAGCTTCCTGAG
The genomic region above belongs to Methanothrix sp. and contains:
- a CDS encoding radical SAM protein, translated to MPEEWVRDSTGSFHNYLPHGCEICRQGASLVLFITGVCARECFYCPLSAERRGKDIIFANERIVSSPHDIVEEARAIDALGTGITGGEPLLRLDLVLETIRMLKSILGKEHHIHLYTGIVPGERVLSRLRDAGLDELRMHPDLEREEPRLAEALKSAMDLGIEAGVEIPAIAPAPWIAEAVQSAGAFLNINELEFTETNADALRARGFRACPDSCAAIGSESIARSFMNYRIKLHYCSSVFKDSVQLRERLKRRAGRVRREFDIVSDDGTLLTGVIVAPDPQAAIRVLEELGVPESMYELAADGIEIAAWILEEIADEVRHIGSPHIVERYPTEDGLVVERIPL
- a CDS encoding DUF2551 domain-containing protein, translating into MESAEERIQERLRNYLKRDGIGIRKAVLKLFLSDSSFTTEDIFTYLEKEGFNVSYRGVSAMVGLMNTRLGILSIDVSGDHNVYSLKNDHKTIVKSVLENY